A genome region from Urocitellus parryii isolate mUroPar1 chromosome X, mUroPar1.hap1, whole genome shotgun sequence includes the following:
- the LOC113181887 gene encoding ferritin heavy chain-like: MVYSEPSQALLNYHPDFDANVNSQVQLQLYTSYVYLSVAFFCDRHDVALQHFATFFLSRSREWKVCAKKLLELQNQRDGGVRLHETTKPGRDDWHSGLQAMECAFHLEKSLNQGLLELHHLAAERGDPHLCQFLQRHYLHQQVLTIRELAGYLTNLRKMRAP; this comes from the exons ATGGTCTACTCCGAGCCCTCACAGGCGCTCCTCAACTATCACCCCGACTTCGATGCCAACGTCAACAGCCAAGTCCAACTGCAGTTGTACACCTCCTACGTGTACCTATCTGTGGCCTTCTTCTGCGATCGCCACGACGTGGCCTTGCAGCACTTCGCCACTTTCTTCCTGAGCCGCTCCCGAGAGTGGAAGGTCTGCGCCAAGAAGCTGCTGGAGCTGCAGAACCAGCGCGACGGCGGTGTTCGCCTCCACGAAACCACCAAGCCCGGCCGCGACGACTGGCACAGCGGCCTCCAGGCCATGGAGTGCGCCTTCCACCTGGAGAAGAGCCTCAACCAGGGCCTCCTGGAGCTGCACCACCTGGCCGCCGAGAGGGGCGACCCCCACCTCTGCCAGTTCCTGCAGCGCCACTATCTGCACCAGCAGGTCCTCACCATCCGCGAGCTGGCCGGCTACCTGACCAACCTGCG CAAAATGAGAGCCCCATGA